The following proteins come from a genomic window of Macadamia integrifolia cultivar HAES 741 chromosome 14, SCU_Mint_v3, whole genome shotgun sequence:
- the LOC122061614 gene encoding protein DETOXIFICATION 40-like — translation MESQNHHHYTDLQHPLLRPKSPSSSPSLLSFDDQASHQLESILSDTQLPQLRRLRLATIIELKLLLYLAVPAVIVYMINYVMSMSTQIFSGHLGNLELAAASLGNTGIQAFTYGVMLGMGSAVETLCGQAYGASEYGMLGVYLQRSTILLMLTGIPITIIYIFSKPILILLHQSSTIASSAALFVYGLIPQIFAYAANFPIQKFLQSQSIVAPSAYISTATLFLHMLLTWVAVYKIGLGLLGASLVLSFSWWVIVVAQFVYIVKSERCEKTWRGFTMESLSGLWGFFKLSASSAVMLCLEIWYFQILVLLAGLLEDPQLSLDSLSICMTISGWIFMISVGFNAAASVRVSNELGAGHPKSAAFSVVVVTSVSLVITLIIATAVLALRDVISYAFTSGEAVAQAVSELCPLLAVTLILNGIQPVLSGVAVGCGWQAFVAYVNVGCYYVVGIPLGVLLGFKFNFGAKGIWSGMIGGTAMQTIILLWITYRTDWNKEVEKAMEHIDKWKVREEPEGTE, via the exons ATGGAGAGTCAGAACCACCACCACTACACCGACCTCCAACATCCTCTGCTCCGCCCCAAATCACCATCttcctcaccaagtttattgtcCTTTGATGATCAAGCCAGCCACCAACTTGAATCTATACTATCAGATACCCAGTTACCTCAGCTCAGGCGTCTCCGTTTAGCTACCATAATCGAACTCAAACTCCTCCTCTATCTCGCCGTCCCGGCTGTTATCGTTTACATGATCAACTACGTCATGTCTATGTCCACCCAGATCTTCTCCGGCCACCTTGGTAACCTTGAGCTCGCCGCAGCCTCCCTCGGCAATACCGGTATCCAAGCCTTCACTTATGGTGTCATG CTGGGAATGGGAAGTGCAGTGGAGACCTTATGTGGGCAAGCGTATGGTGCATCGGAGTATGGAATGCTGGGGGTATACCTGCAGAGATCAACGATCCTCCTGATGTTGACAGGGATCCCAATCACGATCATCTACATCTTCTCAAAGCCCATATTGATCCTCCTCCACCAGTCATCAACGATCGCATCAAGTGCAGCCCTCTTCGTATACGGCCTGATCCCTCAGATATTCGCTTATGCAGCAAACTTCCCTATACAGAAATTCTTGCAATCACAGAGCATTGTGGCCCCAAGTGCCTACATATCGACGGCGACGCTATTTCTGCATATGTTATTAACGTGGGTGGCGGTGTACAAGATCGGGCTTGGGCTGTTAGGGGCGTCGTTGGTGTTGAGTTTTTCTTGGTGGGTTATAGTGGTGGCTCAGTTCGTGTATATAGTGAAGAGCGAAAGGTGTGAGAAGACGTGGAGAGGGTTCACGATGGAATCGTTGTCGGGGCTGTGGGGGTTTTTTAAGCTATCGGCATCGTCGGCGGTGATGCTGTGCTTGGAGATTTGGTATTTTCAGATACTGGTCTTGCTCGCTGGGTTGCTTGAGGACCCTCAGTTGTCCTTGGATTCTCTTTCCATCTG CATGACGATAAGCGGCTGGATTTTCATGATTTCAGTTGGATTCAATGCAGCTGCAAG TGTGAGGGTGAGCAACGAGCTGGGAGCTGGACACCCAAAATCAGCTGCATTCTCAGTGGTAGTGGTGACTTCGGTATCTCTAGTAATCACATTAATCATAGCTACTGCAGTCCTTGCATTACGCGATGTCATCAGCTATGCTTTCACCAGTGGCGAAGCCGTCGCCCAAGCGGTCTCGGAGCTCTGCCCACTATTAGCCGTCACTCTCATCCTCAACGGAATTCAACCCGTTTTATCAG GTGTAGCGGTTGGGTGTGGATGGCAAGCATTTGTGGCTTATGTTAACGTTGGATGCTATTACGTGGTTGGGATCCCATTGGGAGTTTTGCTGggttttaagtttaattttGGAGCCAAG GGAATATGGTCTGGGATGATAGGTGGCACAGCAATGCAGACAATCATTCTACTGTGGATTACCTATAGGACAGATTGGAACAAGGAG GTGGAGAAAGCTATGGAACACATAGATAAATGGAAAGTCAGGGAAGAACCGGAAGGAACAGAGTGA